The Mytilus galloprovincialis chromosome 4, xbMytGall1.hap1.1, whole genome shotgun sequence genome contains a region encoding:
- the LOC143071538 gene encoding dynein axonemal assembly factor 9-like, with protein MLVQVYGIMIDAVIQAIQVYVKTLSSHLARAAAVDMVCEECQKLGSPMIQKYIQRRSNIVFTLEAHDNSGQSCPLPDGEHVLRVKTASISLTDIPSYRNPAKILGSLVYSDVFIDSVIKVQKEDGTIARDYEVLNLTGQIPKYLAWSVRDKGKDQVTILEENLKNIKNDVYGPVLISGESVHIGSHRNICQPPLEASLFMYQHKIALFCPQTGAVLLDNSIIKSLQFFDDDNSRSVAILLIEIKITMKSTLPSYLVSNDNLILVSFNPKSKAYKHMYSVVLPEWRKESELPGVIKIQELPDCFTQIHEVLQNIYSNTTKTVTGFRKATASLQNIDRFLYHFSAGSAGNVPFEEKYLSLVVNREAELAESSGTFEVLSSETDQIIINIIAGIDGSHKENLCNTLVKITKDRFSMTVLQQDLSQATPFIPQQLNQSLKSLSLTHRNRSSMTDPKHKSRVLLVTPGSMDVYDVILAIKNHPDLQVRQKLSIGAVTVCIDPMHSFINHRMTFPVLLNQCAQGWVNSILFTSSTSINNSALDDLQKLIRSVNSDVSFFLADKGEITRSMDIDAVLSETAFMEKSKVRARHLLYPGWSLGLQKNHPPSVILQKCVLKFKRPLERQLLINKLRELKSSFKPYPFEGNVYFVDGQVQFGDSSQTTEVKYATLTDSLSIVSNGHVGLQNGDGHHQFFMSFTGCNLQEKALKDWLRACAKQIPQKKKLIEKKDLKKEEIKKIHSEHHLDPLPEGWFYNGTRFVSFDGEKQEIHPCLEDFIQQYINNKNKEVEKFNAKADMEARMFVDLFS; from the exons ATGTTAGTTCAGGTCTATGGGATTATGATTGATGCTGTGATACAGGCAATACAAGTTTACGTTAAAACTCTCAGTTCACATTTA GCAAGAGCTGCTGCTGTTGATATGGTATGTGAAGAATGTCAGAAGTTAGGCAGTCCTATGATACAGAAATACATCCAAAGGAG gtcTAATATTGTATTTACCTTAGAAGCTCATGATAATTCTGGACA ATCATGTCCCTTACCAGATGGAGAACACGTACTGAGAGTAAAGACAGCCAGTATCAGTCTGACAGATATTCCTAGTTATAGAAATCCAGCTAAAATATTAGGTTCTTTAGTGTACTCTGATGTGTTCATAGACTCTGTCATAAAGGTTCAAAAGGAGG ATGGAACCATTGCAAGAGATTATGAAGTATTAAATCTAACCGGACAAATACCAAAATATCTTGCCTGGTCA GTAAGGGATAAAGGCAAAGATCAAGTAACCATATtagaggaaaatttaaaaaatataaagaatgatgTATACGGACCAGTTCTGATATCTGGAGAATCTGTTCACATTGGTAGTCATAGAAACATCTGTCAGCCGCCATTAGAAG ccagtctatttatgtatcaacaTAAGATAGCATTATTTTGTCCACAAACTGGTGCAGTTCTATTAGATAACAGTATTATCAAATCTCTACAGTTCTTTGATGAT gaCAATTCCAGATCAGTTGCCATATTACTGATAGAGATCAAGATTACCATGAAGTCAACATTACCTTCTTACTTAGTTTCCAATGACAACCTGATATTAGTGTCCTTCAATCCAAAGTCTAAAGCATATAAACACATGTATTCCGTG GTATTACCAGAATGGAGGAAAGAATCTGAGTTACCAGGTGTGATAAAGATACAGGAACTACCAGACTGCTTTACTCAAAT aCATGAAGTATTACAGAATAtctacagcaatacaacaaaaacagtGACAGGATTTAGGAAGGCAACAGCATCACTACAGAATATTGACAG ATTTCTGTACCATTTCTCTGCTGGTAGTGCAGGGAATGTGCCATTTGAagagaaatatttgtcactggtaGTAAATAGGGAGGCTGAATTAGCAGAGTCTAGTGGGACATTTGAAGTGCTGTCATCAGAAACAGATCAG ATCATCATTAACATTATAGCTGGCATTGATGGAAGTCATAAAGAAAATCTTTGTAATACTCTAGTCAAAATCACCAAAGATAGATTCAG TATGACAGTTTTGCAGCAAGATTTATCACAGGCCACACCATTCATACCTCAGCAGCTTAACCAATCACTGAAAAGTCTGTCATTAACACATAGAAACAGGTCATCCATGACAGATCCAAAACATAAATCTAGAGTTCTCTTAGTAACACCAGG GTCAATGGATGTATATGATGTTATTCTTGCCATTAAAAATCATCCTGATTTACAAGTCAGACAGAAACTTAGTATTG GTGCTGTCACTGTTTGTATAGATCCAATGCATTCCTTCATAAATCATAG AATGACATTCCCAGTGTTGTTAAATCAATGTGCTCAAGGTTGGGTCAATTCCATCTTATTTACCTCATCAACATCAATTAAT AATTCAGCATTAGATGACCTACAGAAATTGATCAGATCTGTAAACTCAGATGTATCCTTCTTTTTAGCAGACAAAGGGGAGATAACAAG GAGTATGGATATAGATGCTGTGTTATCAGAAACAGCCTTTATGGAAAAGTCAAAGGTCAGAGCACGACACCTGTTGTATCCAGGATG GTCTTTAGGACTTCAGAAGAACCACCCGCCATCAGTAATCCTACAAAAGTGTGTGCTGAAATTTAAAAGACCCTTAGAAAGACAGCTGCTTATCAACAAATTAAGAG AGTTAAAGTCTTCATTTAAACCATATCCCTTTGAAGGCAATGTTTACTTTGTGGATGGTCAGGTCCAGTTTGGTG ACTCTTCACAGACAACCGAAGTAAAGTATGCTACATTAACTGATTCCCTATCTATTGTCTCTAATGGACATGTAGGGTTACAGAATGGTGATGGACATCATCAATTCTTCATGTCATTTACAGGATGTAATCTACAAGAAAAAGCCCTCAAAGACTGGCTTAGAGCATGTGCTAAACAG atACCACAGAAGAAAAAGTTGATAGAgaaaaaagatttaaagaaagaggaaatAAAGAAAATTCAT